The Gemmatimonadales bacterium sequence GCAGGACCTGAGCCAGCTCTTCACCCAGCCGTTCGTGACCATCGTCCCGCTGTTCCGTGTGGCGGTGCTCGGCGAGGTCGTGCGGCCCGGGCTCTACTCCCCGGACCCGACCATGACGGTGTTCGACCTGCTGGCGCTCGCGGGCGGTCCGACCCGCTCGGCGCGGGAGCGCGAGATGCGCCTCATCCGCTCGGGCGACCAGATCCAGGTCTCGATCGAGCCCTCCGCCATCGCGCGCGCGACGCTGAGCGAGCTTGGAATCCGCTCCGGCGACCAGCTCATCGTCCCCCGGAAGAGATTCACCCGCGAGGATCTCGGGCTCCTGATGACGGCGGCCAACCTGGTCCTGATCGCCTACTCTGTCTTTCGCTGACCGAGCGGTTGACTCCCCAACCGCATCCGTCTACGATTCAGGGTTTCGGTCCCGAGTAGCTCAGTTGGTA is a genomic window containing:
- a CDS encoding polysaccharide biosynthesis/export family protein, which codes for MRPTRHFLALATLLALTGAAGCGGRPPAARLTPLPPDTAQASPLAVRPGDVIKVQVWGHEELSGEFPIDENFNLLFPIIGEVNVRQMTVTQLRERIRQDLSQLFTQPFVTIVPLFRVAVLGEVVRPGLYSPDPTMTVFDLLALAGGPTRSAREREMRLIRSGDQIQVSIEPSAIARATLSELGIRSGDQLIVPRKRFTREDLGLLMTAANLVLIAYSVFR